A region from the Acyrthosiphon pisum isolate AL4f chromosome A1, pea_aphid_22Mar2018_4r6ur, whole genome shotgun sequence genome encodes:
- the LOC100573151 gene encoding uncharacterized protein LOC100573151 translates to MEVFQFNFLRLMTIFKYNLYFNCAKICRCPKVQSIATGRRVATKKHFWSALGIIMVLFDINCLRLLVPKLNVLSNGVYFNLSDYYVPMGIYDIFKLILSILFLHFYLKYFMYRVSYKKF, encoded by the exons ATGGAAGTCtttcagtttaattttttacgattaatgacaatattcaagtataatttgtatttcaattgcGCTAAAATATGCAGATGTCCCAAAGTCCAATCAATAGCAACAGGCAGAAGAGTTGCAACtaag aaacatttttggAGTGCATTAGGAATAATTATGGTCTTATTTGACATCAACTGTTTACGTTTATTGGTGCCCAAACTAAATGTATTGTCAAATG gagtctattttaatttatcagatTATTATGTACCAATGGGCATTTATGATATCTTTAAACTTATTCTATCCATACTATTCTTacatttttacttgaaatattttatgtatagagTAAGTtacaaaaagttttaa